One genomic region from Pyrobaculum islandicum DSM 4184 encodes:
- a CDS encoding XTP/dITP diphosphatase gives MKIRVVTGNPHKLLEISKILAPFGISVERLDVKKIEIQDDDVINIAKNAAEILCPIYGDFIVVEDTGLYIGALGGFPGPYAEYVYRTIGLKGLLKLMEGIVDRRAVFKCAAAICVEGTVHIFIGETQGYITREPRGNRGFGYDPVFVPEGETLTYAEMDEETKNKVSHRAKAFTALGNWLISKFK, from the coding sequence ATGAAGATACGTGTTGTTACAGGAAATCCGCACAAGTTGTTAGAAATTTCCAAAATCCTAGCCCCTTTTGGAATCTCTGTAGAGAGGCTGGACGTCAAAAAAATAGAAATTCAAGATGACGACGTAATTAATATAGCCAAGAACGCGGCCGAAATCTTATGTCCCATATACGGAGATTTCATTGTGGTTGAAGACACGGGGCTTTATATAGGAGCGCTAGGCGGCTTTCCTGGTCCTTATGCAGAGTATGTATATAGAACCATCGGTTTGAAAGGCTTGCTAAAGCTAATGGAGGGCATTGTCGACCGTAGGGCTGTTTTTAAATGCGCCGCAGCTATATGTGTAGAGGGGACTGTTCACATTTTTATCGGCGAGACGCAGGGCTATATAACCCGTGAGCCCAGGGGCAACAGAGGGTTTGGCTACGATCCCGTGTTTGTGCCAGAGGGCGAGACTTTGACATATGCAGAGATGGATGAAGAAACAAAAAACAAGGTTTCGCATCGTGCTAAGGCGTTTACAGCTTTGGGCAACTGGCTTATATCTAAATTTAAATAA
- a CDS encoding DEAD/DEAH box helicase gives MVFCLLHPLIKEALKERGISEPTEPQKLAIPEILAGNNVLIIAPTGSGKTEAAILPILSRMLESNIERPGIYVLYITPLRALNRDLLDRIKWWGERVGFKVDVRHGDTDKADRQKQSKSPPHILITTPEMLQAIMTGRRLLEYLKELRWVVVDEVHELAEDKRGVQLSLALERLRYHIGRDFQIVGLSATVGSPVEVAKFLVGGSRPFKVVLVNFARQMKLDVVRPKPTEEDYRLAEASGLFPDVIARLRFIRKLVEENRSTLVFVNTRSMAELLGFRLSYLFGDLPIAVHHSSLSKMVRVSVEERLKKGELKAVVATSSLELGIDIGHIDLVIQYISPHQVTRLLQRVGRSGHRLSAMPRGVIIGEDINDIMEAVVIVKRARNGLIEPTQIPDKPYDVLVNQIVAFLILKPRWRLEELYEVIKRAYPYKDLSIEELRRVVRFMQDLYPRLAVYFEDSDVVARPRSRGFYRYFYETLSMIPDERQYAVINEKTGELVGTLDESFVAEYGTVGVKFIFRGRPWLITKVEDRVIKVIEAPDPTGAIPSWIGEEIPVPFEVAQEVGVLRVKASRGDYKSIAEEYGVNEEVAKFIVEEISKHKGPIPDDKTIVIEQFKDNIVIIHAAFGTRVNRTLGKLLGELLIKTLERPIGVYQDPYGIIIQSSEPLAAELVREHLKKLASLNAQEIAELLRSALVKSGSFKRRILHVAKRMGAIDKEADVYSVSMSKLVEAFSGTVVFDEALRETFERDLDLEHTAEVLQRIKTGEISIVHSVEPTYLGEVLYEKLSHRLEIIPPERLKKLVLDSTKARLLNYTMLAVCLDCGWHGLIRVGEVTNLICPKCGGANVGVVRVVRSDNLEREIRRNVEEVRRTAEVIKRYGWVALYALASRLPVETVEKILADINGVDINRLTEILQEAEKEYLKQRLLE, from the coding sequence GTGGTTTTTTGCTTGCTACATCCGCTAATTAAGGAGGCGTTGAAGGAAAGAGGTATTTCAGAGCCTACGGAGCCTCAAAAGTTAGCGATTCCCGAAATATTGGCTGGTAACAACGTCCTTATAATTGCTCCCACTGGCAGTGGGAAGACTGAGGCTGCGATATTGCCTATTCTATCCAGAATGTTAGAAAGTAATATAGAGAGACCTGGCATATATGTACTCTATATCACGCCGCTTCGAGCACTTAATAGAGACCTTCTGGATCGTATCAAATGGTGGGGAGAGCGCGTTGGCTTTAAAGTCGACGTGCGCCACGGAGATACAGACAAAGCCGATAGACAGAAACAGAGTAAATCGCCGCCTCACATCTTGATTACTACGCCAGAAATGCTCCAAGCAATTATGACCGGCAGACGTCTGCTTGAGTATCTAAAGGAGCTTAGGTGGGTTGTAGTTGACGAAGTCCATGAGTTAGCTGAGGATAAAAGAGGCGTACAGCTCAGCTTAGCGCTTGAGAGACTTAGGTATCACATCGGCAGAGATTTCCAAATCGTTGGTCTTTCAGCAACAGTAGGTAGCCCCGTTGAGGTGGCTAAGTTTCTCGTCGGGGGAAGCAGGCCGTTTAAAGTAGTTCTCGTAAACTTTGCAAGACAGATGAAGTTAGACGTCGTAAGACCCAAGCCGACTGAGGAAGACTATAGATTAGCTGAAGCCTCTGGGTTGTTTCCAGACGTCATAGCCCGCCTACGTTTTATAAGAAAGCTTGTTGAAGAAAACCGCAGTACGCTAGTTTTTGTAAACACCAGAAGTATGGCTGAGCTATTGGGCTTCCGTCTCTCCTATCTCTTTGGCGATTTGCCCATTGCAGTACATCATTCATCATTATCTAAAATGGTTCGCGTCTCTGTTGAAGAACGCCTTAAAAAAGGCGAGCTTAAGGCTGTTGTTGCGACTTCAAGCTTAGAACTGGGTATAGACATAGGACATATCGATTTAGTAATCCAGTATATATCTCCGCACCAGGTAACGCGCCTACTTCAACGTGTTGGGAGGAGCGGCCATAGACTTTCAGCTATGCCTAGAGGCGTGATAATTGGCGAAGATATAAACGATATAATGGAGGCGGTGGTTATCGTAAAGAGAGCACGAAACGGGCTTATAGAACCGACTCAAATTCCCGATAAGCCATACGATGTATTAGTTAACCAAATTGTAGCCTTTCTAATACTAAAGCCTAGGTGGAGACTAGAGGAGCTGTATGAAGTAATAAAAAGAGCCTACCCCTACAAAGATCTATCGATTGAGGAGTTGAGGAGAGTTGTAAGATTTATGCAAGATCTATACCCCAGGCTTGCGGTCTATTTTGAAGATAGCGACGTAGTAGCGAGACCAAGAAGCCGAGGCTTCTACCGCTATTTCTACGAGACTCTCTCTATGATTCCGGACGAGAGACAGTATGCCGTTATTAACGAGAAGACCGGCGAATTAGTAGGTACGCTCGACGAATCGTTTGTAGCTGAATATGGCACCGTCGGGGTGAAGTTTATTTTTAGAGGCAGACCTTGGCTTATAACGAAAGTAGAGGATAGAGTTATAAAGGTAATAGAGGCGCCTGATCCCACAGGCGCAATACCTAGCTGGATAGGAGAGGAGATACCGGTGCCTTTTGAAGTTGCGCAAGAAGTTGGCGTTTTGCGCGTTAAGGCCTCTCGTGGCGACTACAAATCTATAGCCGAGGAATATGGGGTAAACGAAGAGGTTGCAAAATTTATAGTTGAGGAGATTTCAAAACACAAAGGCCCCATCCCCGATGATAAAACAATAGTTATTGAACAGTTTAAAGACAACATTGTTATAATACATGCGGCCTTTGGGACGCGAGTAAATAGGACACTAGGTAAATTGCTTGGAGAGCTTCTTATTAAAACTCTAGAGAGACCCATAGGTGTCTACCAAGACCCCTATGGGATAATTATACAGTCTTCCGAGCCTCTAGCGGCGGAGTTAGTTAGAGAACATCTTAAGAAACTAGCCTCTTTAAATGCGCAAGAGATTGCCGAGCTTCTAAGGTCTGCATTAGTTAAATCAGGCTCGTTTAAACGTAGAATTCTACATGTGGCTAAGAGGATGGGGGCCATTGATAAAGAAGCTGATGTATACAGTGTTAGTATGTCTAAACTAGTTGAGGCGTTTAGTGGAACTGTCGTCTTTGATGAAGCGTTGAGAGAGACTTTTGAAAGAGACCTAGATTTAGAACATACGGCAGAGGTTTTACAACGCATAAAAACAGGCGAAATATCAATAGTACACTCCGTTGAGCCGACATATCTCGGCGAGGTTCTATATGAAAAGCTATCGCATAGACTTGAGATTATACCTCCTGAGAGACTTAAGAAACTTGTCCTAGATAGTACAAAGGCGAGGTTGCTCAATTACACTATGCTTGCCGTATGTTTAGATTGTGGTTGGCATGGGCTAATTAGAGTTGGCGAAGTTACAAATCTTATTTGTCCCAAGTGCGGCGGGGCGAATGTTGGAGTTGTAAGAGTGGTGAGAAGCGATAATTTAGAGCGTGAGATAAGGCGGAACGTGGAGGAGGTAAGACGTACTGCAGAAGTTATAAAGAGGTATGGCTGGGTAGCTCTCTATGCCTTGGCTTCTAGACTGCCTGTAGAGACTGTGGAGAAGATATTGGCCGATATCAATGGCGTGGACATTAATAGACTCACGGAGATTCTACAAGAGGCTGAGAAAGAGTATTTAAAGCAAAGACTTCTCGAGTAG
- a CDS encoding CBS domain-containing protein, whose protein sequence is MDVFRRPVIEFATRNVVTASEKDKVLNAMKTMVNLDIRRLPIVRGDKLIGIITMLDILDAIYSWISDKNTEGSLYSDIYMKSVIEIGTRSVISARPETPLGEVIALFLRHNFGSMPIVDETGRLVGIFTEWDVLKVASQLDFPHRVRDVMTRIVYVLTPYSTVMDVLEGITIYKFRRYPIVDETGKVIAMLHAKDVLRYFASDEVIEKIKQGAVEDIVSNYAINIAKSPIFVAKPNDPVIDVVKRMLEYDVGGVPVVNEEGTAVIGMVTEKTLMLLFEGSAE, encoded by the coding sequence GTGGATGTGTTTAGAAGGCCTGTAATAGAGTTTGCTACTAGAAACGTTGTTACAGCAAGTGAGAAGGATAAAGTGCTCAATGCTATGAAGACTATGGTTAACCTAGATATCAGACGGTTGCCTATTGTACGTGGCGATAAGTTAATAGGCATAATAACAATGCTTGATATATTAGATGCGATATATTCCTGGATTAGCGATAAAAATACCGAGGGCTCTCTGTATAGTGATATCTATATGAAGAGCGTGATTGAAATAGGGACTAGAAGTGTAATTTCTGCACGTCCTGAGACCCCATTAGGCGAGGTGATAGCACTTTTCCTCCGCCATAACTTTGGCTCTATGCCAATAGTAGATGAGACAGGGCGGTTAGTTGGCATATTTACAGAGTGGGATGTGTTAAAGGTCGCGTCACAACTAGACTTCCCACACAGAGTTCGCGATGTAATGACGAGAATAGTCTATGTGTTGACGCCTTATTCTACTGTAATGGACGTGTTAGAGGGTATTACAATCTATAAATTCAGGAGGTATCCAATAGTGGACGAAACAGGCAAAGTGATAGCGATGTTACACGCAAAAGATGTACTTAGATATTTTGCTTCTGACGAAGTTATTGAGAAAATCAAGCAGGGAGCTGTAGAAGATATAGTGAGTAACTATGCGATAAATATTGCAAAATCGCCCATATTTGTAGCTAAGCCAAACGACCCAGTTATAGACGTCGTCAAGAGAATGCTTGAGTATGATGTCGGCGGAGTCCCTGTAGTTAACGAGGAGGGCACGGCGGTTATAGGTATGGTGACTGAAAAAACCTTAATGCTCCTCTTTGAGGGCTCTGCGGAGTAG
- a CDS encoding glycosyltransferase — translation MVESILFAPFIVLALAGLMREYLFWRNETASHRQSCRKISVIIPMRGVYSWTEDNLRAITSQKTDVEIEYIFVVDSPEDPAYVLAQKFGRVIISQGEGKSAALATGLKVAKGDCIVFADDDIKPRENWLESLTAPLSLYTAVTTYRWYVGQGLCHKVKLAISNMGFPAMMDKRSRFVWGGSTAFKREFAERVKLAERLPKYISDDYAVYSAIKEVGGTIWFAKSAIAPTPDPQCKIQEAFHWGVRQILMVKWHARLGWYIGLMIYTLGFFISVVLPIVGVLIRNYWLLPGLALHPINLAKDFIRARGVKKYTAIQVSVVDIVATWAIGNFIIPTALWVSVFTKCINWRGRKICR, via the coding sequence ATGGTTGAGTCAATTCTGTTCGCCCCATTCATAGTATTGGCTCTCGCAGGGCTAATGAGGGAGTACCTATTCTGGAGAAACGAGACGGCATCCCATAGACAGAGTTGTAGAAAAATCAGCGTGATTATACCTATGAGAGGTGTATATTCTTGGACCGAGGACAACTTAAGGGCTATAACTTCTCAAAAAACCGACGTAGAGATAGAGTACATATTTGTTGTAGATTCTCCAGAGGATCCAGCCTATGTACTTGCGCAGAAGTTTGGTAGAGTTATAATAAGCCAAGGAGAGGGGAAAAGCGCAGCGCTTGCGACAGGTCTAAAGGTGGCAAAAGGCGACTGTATAGTTTTTGCAGATGACGACATCAAGCCTAGAGAGAATTGGCTTGAGTCATTAACGGCCCCCCTTTCTTTATACACGGCCGTAACTACGTATAGGTGGTATGTTGGTCAAGGGCTCTGTCATAAGGTGAAACTAGCCATCAGCAACATGGGATTTCCTGCCATGATGGATAAAAGATCTAGATTTGTCTGGGGTGGCTCCACGGCTTTTAAAAGAGAGTTTGCCGAGAGAGTTAAACTCGCTGAGAGATTGCCTAAGTATATAAGCGATGATTACGCAGTGTATTCTGCCATAAAAGAAGTCGGCGGCACCATATGGTTTGCTAAATCGGCTATAGCGCCTACGCCAGACCCACAGTGTAAAATTCAGGAAGCTTTTCACTGGGGGGTGCGTCAGATACTTATGGTGAAGTGGCACGCACGCTTAGGTTGGTATATAGGACTTATGATCTACACGCTAGGCTTTTTTATATCTGTAGTATTACCTATAGTAGGCGTTTTAATCCGCAATTATTGGTTGCTGCCGGGACTTGCACTACACCCGATAAACCTTGCAAAAGATTTTATAAGAGCTAGAGGAGTGAAGAAATATACGGCTATACAAGTTAGTGTTGTTGATATCGTCGCCACTTGGGCTATAGGTAATTTTATAATTCCCACAGCGCTTTGGGTTTCTGTTTTTACAAAATGTATAAATTGGAGAGGTCGCAAGATATGCCGGTGA
- the pdo gene encoding protein disulfide oxidoreductase: MATPIGGPEEEVPHIEVDEETREIIREMLSQMENPVEINFFTSQNCAGRETNWCIPTEEFLDLLIQLAPQEKLRLNKYLYEKDAESFKKFGVEPQRVPVVYFGNGFIRYLGAPLGEEVRAFIETVIRLSTGKTGLRQKTRAELSTLAQSASKRVYILTVVTPSCPYCPYAVLLANMFAYESKGKVVSVVVEAHENPDIADMYGVTGVPAVILQAEDVSVGDVEFVGVPPEHELLARVKNHMGLS, translated from the coding sequence ATGGCTACACCAATAGGCGGACCTGAAGAGGAAGTGCCTCATATAGAAGTAGACGAAGAGACTAGGGAGATCATTAGGGAGATGTTATCCCAAATGGAGAACCCTGTGGAGATAAACTTCTTTACAAGTCAGAATTGTGCAGGCCGTGAGACTAATTGGTGTATACCTACCGAAGAGTTTCTAGATCTACTAATACAACTGGCGCCGCAGGAGAAACTACGTCTTAATAAATACTTGTATGAAAAAGACGCAGAGAGTTTTAAAAAATTTGGCGTGGAACCTCAGCGTGTGCCAGTGGTATACTTTGGCAACGGCTTTATTAGGTATCTTGGCGCACCTCTTGGAGAAGAGGTCAGAGCGTTTATAGAGACTGTTATTAGACTTAGTACGGGTAAGACAGGGCTTAGGCAAAAAACTAGGGCTGAGCTTTCTACACTTGCACAGAGTGCTTCAAAACGTGTCTACATCTTAACTGTAGTTACGCCAAGCTGCCCATATTGTCCATATGCTGTCCTCTTGGCAAATATGTTTGCATATGAAAGCAAAGGGAAAGTTGTGTCTGTTGTAGTAGAGGCACACGAAAACCCAGATATAGCAGATATGTACGGCGTGACAGGAGTTCCAGCTGTAATTTTACAAGCCGAAGACGTTTCAGTTGGAGATGTAGAATTTGTAGGCGTACCCCCAGAGCACGAGCTTTTGGCGCGAGTTAAAAACCACATGGGTCTCTCTTAA
- a CDS encoding ribosome biogenesis/translation initiation ATPase RLI, giving the protein MARIAVVDRDACQPRKCGQECVKYCPVNKSGKVVYIDEQLKKAVISEALCIGCGICVHKCPFQAITIVNLPDELEKDCVHRYGPSGFKLYRLPILRRDKIIGVLGRNALGKTTMAKILAGEFVPNLCNTRDKVTPEDVIRYFKGTELQTYFSELYSKRLRSVHKIQYIELIPVYLKGSVEEIVKKAGINEQLLKRFGLDKLLDRKIENLSGGELQKLAIAAALSKDADVYIFDEPATHLDIVERIKVADAIREYTANKYVLVIEHDLTVLDFLADNIVIVYGKPGAYGIVSYPAGAREAINEYLAGYISSENMRIRDRPIKFETRPPERKASKASRLVEWTDIFIDLGSFQLEILASFISKGEIVGIIGPNGIGKTTFLKALVGEIKPAKGQISSIPRISYKPQYIRDIAVRNQDVTVGLWLAKEVGDYSNNPIWPDLNSGFNLVPLLERKMGELSGGELQRVVVAASLLKKADLYVLDEPMAYLDVEQRITVARTIRRIIEESEAAMLVVEHDIAMLDYMSNAIMPFVGEPGRRGFSPGPTDMRTGMNMFLKWADASFRRDIKSGRPRLNKPGSALDREQKERGELYYI; this is encoded by the coding sequence GTGGCCCGTATAGCTGTCGTAGATAGAGACGCTTGTCAACCCAGAAAATGTGGTCAAGAGTGTGTAAAATACTGCCCAGTTAATAAGTCTGGCAAAGTCGTATACATAGATGAACAATTGAAAAAAGCCGTTATTTCAGAAGCTCTTTGTATAGGTTGTGGCATATGTGTACATAAATGTCCTTTCCAAGCAATTACTATAGTAAATCTACCCGACGAGCTTGAAAAAGACTGTGTGCATAGATATGGGCCAAGTGGATTTAAGCTCTACCGCCTCCCCATCCTTAGAAGAGACAAAATCATAGGGGTGTTAGGCCGCAACGCCCTTGGCAAAACCACTATGGCTAAGATTCTCGCAGGCGAGTTTGTGCCAAATCTTTGTAACACGAGGGACAAAGTCACTCCTGAAGACGTGATTAGATATTTCAAAGGCACAGAGTTACAGACGTATTTTTCAGAGCTCTATAGTAAGAGACTTAGGAGTGTTCACAAGATTCAATATATCGAGCTTATACCAGTATATCTCAAGGGTTCTGTTGAGGAGATAGTGAAGAAGGCAGGGATTAACGAACAGTTGTTAAAGAGGTTTGGCCTAGATAAACTTCTCGATAGGAAAATAGAAAATCTGTCGGGAGGCGAGTTACAGAAATTGGCTATAGCTGCTGCGCTTTCAAAAGACGCAGATGTCTACATCTTTGACGAGCCGGCGACACATCTAGACATCGTAGAGAGAATAAAAGTTGCAGATGCCATTAGAGAATATACAGCCAATAAATACGTGCTGGTCATAGAACACGACCTAACGGTTCTTGATTTCCTGGCGGACAACATAGTAATCGTCTATGGCAAACCTGGTGCCTATGGAATTGTATCCTATCCCGCCGGAGCTAGAGAAGCTATTAATGAATACCTCGCCGGCTATATATCGTCTGAAAACATGAGGATTAGAGATAGGCCTATAAAATTTGAGACGAGACCTCCTGAGAGAAAGGCAAGTAAAGCATCACGTCTTGTAGAGTGGACTGATATATTCATAGACCTAGGCAGTTTTCAGTTAGAGATTCTAGCGTCTTTTATATCAAAAGGCGAAATTGTTGGCATAATAGGCCCAAATGGTATAGGCAAAACAACTTTTCTAAAGGCTTTAGTAGGCGAGATAAAGCCAGCTAAGGGGCAGATCAGCTCAATTCCTCGTATAAGTTATAAGCCACAATATATTAGAGATATAGCCGTGAGAAATCAGGATGTTACCGTCGGCCTGTGGCTTGCCAAAGAAGTTGGAGATTATTCTAACAATCCCATATGGCCTGATTTAAACAGCGGGTTCAACTTAGTCCCTCTTTTAGAGCGTAAAATGGGCGAGCTGTCTGGAGGCGAACTCCAGAGGGTTGTAGTTGCAGCATCTTTGCTAAAAAAAGCCGACTTATATGTCTTAGACGAACCAATGGCCTACCTAGATGTTGAACAACGTATAACCGTGGCTAGGACAATCAGGCGTATAATAGAGGAGAGTGAAGCCGCTATGCTTGTGGTAGAGCACGACATTGCGATGCTAGATTACATGTCTAATGCCATTATGCCCTTTGTAGGTGAGCCGGGGAGAAGGGGTTTCTCTCCAGGTCCCACGGACATGAGGACAGGAATGAATATGTTTCTAAAGTGGGCCGATGCGTCATTTAGACGGGATATTAAATCGGGTAGGCCGAGGTTAAATAAGCCTGGGTCTGCTCTCGATAGAGAGCAGAAGGAGAGGGGAGAGCTCTATTATATTTAA
- a CDS encoding 2'-5' RNA ligase family protein, giving the protein MGYIYGILPPMPPLRPFEGITPVKPHITLVKLKRPVKTELRYRQFVVRLGPVVLLPSVTKPRYIALKVEPYGELAALRTLLLASLGEAVEERYTEFKPHLSVYAIRLKHPTNEDLAPAIEETSKYVGTAFEVKAIHLIDTTGGVYLSLYTLPLYA; this is encoded by the coding sequence ATGGGATATATATACGGCATTTTGCCGCCAATGCCGCCTCTAAGGCCTTTTGAAGGCATTACTCCAGTTAAGCCACATATCACATTAGTTAAGCTCAAAAGACCTGTAAAAACAGAGCTAAGGTATAGACAATTTGTCGTAAGACTCGGCCCAGTGGTTTTATTACCCAGCGTAACCAAGCCGAGATATATAGCTCTCAAAGTGGAGCCATACGGGGAATTAGCCGCATTGCGTACGTTGTTGTTGGCGTCTCTTGGCGAAGCAGTAGAGGAGAGATATACAGAGTTTAAGCCACATCTCTCAGTATATGCCATACGTTTAAAGCATCCTACAAATGAGGATCTCGCCCCAGCGATTGAGGAGACATCTAAATATGTCGGCACGGCTTTCGAGGTAAAGGCTATACACCTCATAGATACAACAGGAGGCGTCTATTTATCGCTCTATACACTTCCTCTTTATGCGTAA
- a CDS encoding ribbon-helix-helix protein, CopG family: MSIPIREFDLTYNDLFRAPDKEGAVVSVRVHRKVKRVLEELAKREGLDGVSELVRYLIAGYLMGKYNIEKPREKVIVEPIVLTINVQKNSSKTIDDVELDIAAEKIVAIIRDVEDYLRKVKAGIVPRNPEVAMRLHEKLANALKTAKKLGMEEEYMKLIKLKAQLSAIE, translated from the coding sequence ATGAGTATCCCCATAAGAGAGTTTGACCTAACATATAACGACTTATTCAGAGCGCCCGATAAAGAGGGAGCAGTTGTCTCAGTCCGTGTACATAGAAAGGTAAAACGTGTATTGGAAGAACTTGCTAAAAGAGAGGGGCTTGATGGAGTGTCAGAGTTAGTCAGATATCTAATCGCCGGATATTTAATGGGGAAGTATAACATCGAGAAACCAAGAGAGAAGGTGATAGTAGAGCCCATAGTGCTAACTATAAATGTACAGAAGAATAGCAGTAAGACTATTGACGATGTAGAATTAGATATCGCCGCAGAGAAGATAGTCGCAATTATTAGAGATGTAGAAGACTACTTGAGAAAGGTAAAGGCTGGAATTGTCCCCAGAAACCCCGAAGTGGCAATGCGCCTTCACGAGAAGTTAGCCAATGCGCTAAAGACTGCAAAGAAACTTGGCATGGAAGAAGAGTATATGAAACTTATAAAACTCAAAGCTCAACTATCCGCTATTGAGTAG
- a CDS encoding trimeric intracellular cation channel family protein, with product MYAELIVEILNYVGIVAFAVSGALKAGEKDMDLLGFIVLGFSTALAGGIIRDVLLGRVPPANLMYIPYPATAIIASLVTFVLYPQVRRYRDVVLYPDALGLGAFAAIGADITATYCSTNRIESCWLLVITLSSITAAGGGVVRDILAGEVPVVLRREVYASAAAIGGVLYLALYPLGREIAMLTTIIAVTAIRVVTLLKGWELPRVRL from the coding sequence ATGTACGCAGAGCTTATAGTCGAGATTTTAAATTACGTAGGTATAGTGGCATTTGCAGTATCGGGCGCATTGAAAGCAGGCGAGAAGGATATGGATCTGCTCGGGTTTATCGTGTTGGGGTTTTCGACGGCGCTAGCTGGCGGTATAATTAGAGATGTATTGTTGGGCAGAGTTCCTCCGGCGAATCTAATGTATATTCCATATCCGGCTACTGCGATAATAGCATCGTTAGTAACATTTGTCTTATATCCTCAAGTGAGGAGGTATAGAGACGTCGTCTTATATCCAGACGCCCTGGGATTAGGCGCATTTGCGGCAATAGGCGCAGATATTACAGCTACTTACTGCTCCACCAACAGGATAGAGAGCTGTTGGCTACTTGTTATAACGCTCTCTTCAATAACAGCAGCAGGCGGGGGCGTAGTCCGCGACATACTTGCTGGGGAAGTCCCAGTGGTGTTAAGACGTGAGGTTTATGCATCTGCGGCTGCTATCGGCGGCGTATTATATCTAGCTTTGTATCCACTGGGCAGAGAAATTGCCATGTTAACCACAATTATTGCAGTAACCGCTATTAGAGTAGTTACATTATTAAAAGGTTGGGAACTCCCCCGCGTTAGGCTGTAG
- a CDS encoding sugar phosphate transferase: MELAVVGRIDPPLLTPAPYLIVGGFRIVELAALAFCDMGRVVIYVEDTVDLPHILEGCRFEIRKGIPLDVPKIHVGCIPHLLKSRNLACGESRLDFRGELLTAEPFTSIADLLENNIEVMKLAIGRLKELGIEIMKGDVGGVVRGDIYLRGKLYEYTYVEGPAVIGPSSAVLPFTYVRPGTTLYYDVKIRDEAKNAILDSYTRKQHSGYLGDTYIAAFVNLGAGTTVSNLKNTLGPIRPSYTSKTYKKLGPVFGEFVKTAIGTLVYGGKYIGPISHIYGIVDRDVPSLTIYKHGEFLPMDREKAKEYIRRNLAQFNRDDLYPFYTARLLEKSLL; the protein is encoded by the coding sequence GTGGAATTAGCCGTCGTAGGCCGCATAGACCCGCCTCTTCTCACCCCAGCGCCGTACTTAATAGTAGGAGGTTTTAGAATTGTCGAATTAGCCGCTTTAGCATTTTGCGATATGGGTAGAGTTGTGATATATGTAGAAGATACTGTAGACCTCCCACATATTCTAGAGGGGTGTAGATTTGAAATCAGAAAGGGCATACCGCTTGACGTGCCGAAAATACACGTCGGCTGTATTCCCCACCTCCTTAAATCTAGAAACTTGGCATGTGGAGAGAGTAGACTAGACTTTAGAGGAGAGCTACTTACAGCTGAGCCATTTACATCTATAGCAGACCTTCTCGAAAATAATATTGAAGTTATGAAGTTGGCAATTGGCCGTCTTAAAGAACTTGGCATAGAGATTATGAAAGGAGACGTGGGGGGTGTAGTGAGAGGAGATATCTATCTCCGTGGGAAGCTTTATGAATATACATATGTAGAGGGGCCTGCGGTCATAGGGCCTAGCTCCGCCGTCTTACCGTTTACATATGTACGTCCAGGCACCACGCTTTATTATGATGTTAAGATACGTGACGAAGCTAAAAACGCCATATTAGACTCTTACACACGTAAACAACATAGCGGGTATCTAGGCGATACGTACATAGCTGCTTTCGTAAATCTCGGCGCAGGAACTACAGTCTCAAATCTAAAAAACACTCTAGGACCCATAAGGCCCTCGTATACGTCAAAAACATATAAAAAACTAGGCCCAGTCTTTGGAGAGTTTGTAAAAACAGCTATTGGGACTTTGGTCTACGGGGGGAAATATATAGGTCCCATTTCACATATCTACGGCATAGTGGATAGGGATGTGCCTTCTCTCACAATATATAAACATGGGGAGTTTCTACCTATGGACAGAGAGAAAGCAAAAGAATATATACGACGCAATTTAGCTCAATTTAATAGAGATGACCTCTATCCCTTTTATACCGCTAGGCTACTCGAGAAGTCTTTGCTTTAA